A region from the Pseudonocardia petroleophila genome encodes:
- a CDS encoding Acg family FMN-binding oxidoreductase yields MTDLTSTLGLTAEQVEHVLETAGRAPSLHNAQPWRFRLRTDVIELYADPERRLPVVDPDDREQRIACGAALFTLCLALHGHGIRPIVTLFPDPARPDLVAAVRHGGTRPATPEEQRLLRAVPLRRTNRHPFTDAAVTPQELHALRRAALDEGAWLHVVDDPDQRARIRRLAALAHERQIADPAFTAELRSWTGTAPDRRDGVPAASGGPQPAPQDRWVMRDFTAGTAPERVPGKDFEQDPVIAVLTSHLTGRRAEVQAGQALQRVLLAATVEGLAASFLSQIVEVPGPRDQLRMLIGSTRPPQVVLRIGHGWPVAATPRLAVSDLVVAEPSHLT; encoded by the coding sequence ATGACCGACCTCACCTCGACGCTCGGACTCACCGCCGAGCAGGTGGAGCACGTCCTCGAGACCGCGGGGCGGGCGCCGTCCCTGCACAACGCGCAGCCGTGGCGCTTCCGGCTGCGGACCGACGTCATCGAGCTGTACGCCGACCCGGAACGCCGCCTCCCGGTGGTCGACCCCGACGACCGGGAGCAGCGGATCGCCTGCGGGGCCGCGTTGTTCACCCTGTGCCTGGCCCTGCACGGCCACGGGATCCGCCCGATCGTCACGCTGTTCCCCGACCCGGCCCGGCCGGACCTCGTCGCCGCGGTCCGCCACGGCGGCACCCGGCCGGCCACGCCGGAGGAGCAGCGCCTGCTGCGGGCGGTCCCGCTGCGGCGCACCAACCGCCATCCCTTCACCGACGCCGCCGTCACCCCGCAGGAGCTGCACGCCCTGCGCCGCGCCGCCCTCGACGAGGGCGCGTGGCTGCACGTCGTCGACGACCCGGACCAGCGCGCCCGGATCCGGCGGCTCGCCGCGCTCGCCCACGAGCGGCAGATCGCCGATCCCGCGTTCACCGCCGAGCTGCGCAGCTGGACCGGGACCGCGCCGGACCGCCGCGACGGCGTCCCCGCCGCGTCCGGGGGACCCCAGCCCGCGCCCCAGGACCGCTGGGTCATGCGGGACTTCACCGCGGGCACCGCCCCCGAGCGCGTCCCGGGCAAGGACTTCGAGCAGGACCCGGTCATCGCCGTCCTCACCTCCCACCTGACCGGGCGGCGGGCCGAGGTGCAGGCCGGGCAGGCGCTGCAGCGGGTCCTGCTCGCGGCGACGGTCGAGGGGCTGGCCGCGTCCTTCCTGTCCCAGATCGTCGAGGTGCCCGGCCCCCGCGACCAGCTGCGCATGCTCATCGGCTCCACCCGGCCCCCGCAGGTCGTCCTGCGCATCGGGCACGGCTGGCCGGTCGCGGCCACGCCCCGGCTCGCCGTCTCCGACCTGGTCGTCGCCGAGCCGTCGCACCTGACCTGA
- a CDS encoding cytochrome ubiquinol oxidase subunit I, with product MNLDLARWQFAIVTVYHFLFVPLTIGLSVLVAGMQTAWYRTDDERYLRMTKFWGKLLLINFALGVVTGIVQEFQFGMNWSDYSRYVGDVFGAPLAVEGLLAFFLESTFLGLWIFGWDRLPKRLHLACIWLASIGTVLSAYFILAANSWMQHPVGSVVNTERGRAELVDFGAVLTNSTAVGAFLHTITACFVTAGMFVLAISAWHLARGQHTEVFRPSMRLALVTVLIASLGVVVTGDLQARLMTEQQPMKMAAAEALYDTVAPASFSLVTIGSLDGSQEVWSLRVPRILSFMATGSFDGRVEGINDLQAAAEQAYGPGDYTPNIPATYWTFRLMIGFGLLAGLLSVAGLWLTRRRARRALPRWFHTAALAGLVLPFAANSTGWIFTEMGRQPWAVYGVLRTADGVSPSVGTPLVLTSLVVLTLLYGALAVVEGYLMVRYAKAGPPPAGAATPTASDEPRPLAVAY from the coding sequence ATGAACCTCGATCTCGCACGATGGCAGTTCGCGATCGTGACCGTGTACCACTTCCTGTTCGTGCCGCTGACGATCGGCCTGTCGGTCCTCGTCGCCGGGATGCAGACGGCCTGGTACCGCACCGACGACGAGCGCTACCTGCGCATGACGAAGTTCTGGGGCAAGCTGCTGCTGATCAACTTCGCCCTCGGCGTGGTGACCGGGATCGTCCAGGAGTTCCAGTTCGGGATGAACTGGAGCGACTACAGCCGCTACGTCGGGGACGTCTTCGGCGCCCCGCTGGCCGTCGAGGGCCTGCTCGCGTTCTTCCTGGAGTCCACGTTCCTCGGGCTGTGGATCTTCGGCTGGGACCGGCTCCCGAAGCGGCTGCACCTGGCCTGCATCTGGCTCGCCTCGATCGGCACCGTGCTCTCCGCGTACTTCATCCTCGCCGCGAACTCCTGGATGCAGCACCCGGTCGGGTCGGTCGTCAACACCGAGCGGGGCCGCGCCGAGCTCGTGGACTTCGGCGCCGTCCTCACGAACTCCACCGCGGTCGGCGCGTTCCTGCACACGATCACCGCCTGCTTCGTCACCGCCGGCATGTTCGTGCTCGCCATCAGCGCCTGGCACCTCGCCCGCGGGCAGCACACCGAGGTCTTCCGCCCCTCGATGCGGCTCGCGCTGGTCACCGTGCTGATCGCGAGCCTCGGCGTCGTCGTCACCGGCGACCTGCAGGCCCGGCTGATGACCGAGCAGCAGCCGATGAAGATGGCGGCGGCCGAGGCGCTCTACGACACCGTCGCGCCCGCCTCGTTCTCGCTGGTGACGATCGGCTCGCTGGACGGCTCGCAGGAGGTCTGGAGCCTGCGGGTGCCCCGGATCCTGTCGTTCATGGCCACCGGCTCGTTCGACGGCCGCGTCGAGGGCATCAACGACCTGCAGGCCGCGGCCGAGCAGGCCTACGGGCCCGGTGACTACACCCCGAACATCCCGGCGACCTACTGGACGTTCCGGCTCATGATCGGCTTCGGGCTGCTGGCCGGGCTGCTGTCGGTGGCCGGGCTGTGGCTGACCCGCCGCCGGGCGCGCCGTGCGCTGCCGCGCTGGTTCCACACCGCCGCGCTGGCCGGGCTGGTGCTGCCGTTCGCGGCGAACAGCACGGGCTGGATCTTCACCGAGATGGGCCGCCAGCCCTGGGCCGTGTACGGCGTCCTGCGCACCGCCGACGGCGTCTCCCCGTCGGTGGGCACGCCGCTGGTGCTCACCTCGCTGGTCGTCCTCACCCTGCTCTACGGGGCGCTCGCGGTCGTCGAGGGCTATCTGATGGTCCGCTACGCCAAGGCCGGTCCCCCGCCGGCCGGCGCCGCCACCCCCACCGCATCCGACGAGCCGCGGCCGCTGGCCGTGGCCTACTGA
- the cydB gene encoding cytochrome d ubiquinol oxidase subunit II, translated as MELTDIWFLLIAVLWTGYFVLDGFDFGVGMLLPAVGRTETDRRVAINTIGPVWDGNEVWLLVAGGATFAAFPEWYASLFSGFYLPLLLILVALIVRGVAFEFRGKIDSPRWRRNWDRAIVVGSALPALLWGVAFANVVQGVPLDADHEFTGTVLTLLNPYALLGGLATLSLFALHGAVFLALKTTGDVRVRAAGLARGLGVAAIVTGGGFLVWTFLAHDRLWTAVPVLVAAGALIGTVVLNARGREGWAFLLTATAIVAVTVTLFGALYPEVLPSTTDPAFGLNTTNAASTPYTLTIMTWVAVVFTPVVVAYQAWTFWVFRRRLGAADIPAAAGLPARTDRTDEPVR; from the coding sequence ATGGAGCTCACGGACATCTGGTTCCTGCTCATCGCCGTGCTCTGGACCGGCTACTTCGTCCTCGACGGGTTCGACTTCGGCGTCGGGATGCTGCTGCCGGCGGTCGGGCGCACGGAGACCGACCGCCGGGTCGCGATCAACACGATCGGCCCGGTCTGGGACGGCAACGAGGTGTGGCTGCTCGTCGCGGGCGGGGCCACCTTCGCCGCGTTCCCCGAGTGGTACGCCAGCCTGTTCTCCGGCTTCTACCTGCCGCTGCTGCTCATCCTCGTCGCGCTCATCGTCCGGGGTGTCGCCTTCGAGTTCCGCGGCAAGATCGACAGCCCGCGGTGGCGGCGCAACTGGGACCGCGCGATCGTCGTGGGCTCGGCGCTGCCCGCCCTGCTGTGGGGCGTGGCGTTCGCCAACGTCGTGCAGGGTGTGCCGCTCGACGCCGACCACGAGTTCACCGGCACGGTGCTGACGCTGCTCAACCCCTACGCACTGCTCGGCGGGCTGGCCACGCTGAGCCTGTTCGCGCTGCACGGCGCGGTGTTCCTCGCCCTGAAGACCACCGGTGACGTGCGGGTGCGCGCCGCCGGGCTGGCCAGGGGCCTGGGGGTGGCCGCCATCGTGACCGGCGGCGGCTTCCTCGTCTGGACCTTCCTCGCCCACGACCGGCTCTGGACCGCCGTGCCGGTGCTCGTCGCCGCAGGCGCGCTGATCGGCACCGTCGTCCTGAACGCCCGCGGCCGCGAGGGGTGGGCGTTCCTGCTCACCGCGACCGCGATCGTCGCGGTGACGGTGACGCTGTTCGGCGCCCTGTACCCCGAGGTGCTTCCGTCGACCACCGACCCCGCGTTCGGCCTGAACACCACCAACGCCGCGTCGACGCCCTACACGCTGACGATCATGACCTGGGTCGCGGTGGTGTTCACCCCGGTCGTCGTGGCCTACCAGGCCTGGACGTTCTGGGTGTTCCGCCGCCGCCTCGGCGCGGCCGACATCCCCGCCGCGGCCGGGCTGCCCGCCCGCACCGACCGGACGGACGAGCCCGTCCGATGA
- the cydD gene encoding thiol reductant ABC exporter subunit CydD — protein MKPLDPRLLRHASAARRYVVLAAGLAVATAGLVLGSAELLARAVEGAFLGGTGIDAAVPLLLGLLAAVTARAVLAWAGEVAAHRASTDVVRQLRARLVGHALELGPRHPGLPPGGELATLATRGLDGLDGYFGRYLPTLLVAAVVPAAVAGRILFADPLSGLIVGLTVPLIPIFMILVGLHTERSTRRQWRTLAVLGHHFLDLVAGMDVLVAFGRARHQSGRLRDLAESYRRATLRTLRVAFLSALVLELLATLSVALVAVAIGLRLVDGRLDLRTALVVLVLVPEVYLPLRAVGARFHDSAEGLAAAAEVFAVLETPVSGSGERRPAPDPSRVPVRLDGVVVEGRGGRVLDGLDLLVEPGTVLGVSGPSGSGKSTLVDLLLGLRRPDRGRVTVGGVDLADVDPVAWSRRVAWVPQRPVLVAGTVADNIRLGVPDAPGPAVAAAAAAAALDLALDTAVGEDGTGLSTGQQRRVALARALLADRPLLLLDEPTEGVDADTEAAITAALPAIAAGRTVVLVSHRPDLLAVCDRVHTVDGPGHARRRVPVPAPLPPPIPAAAPTAPAGPRPGPAPTPVRGALRWSLSAARAERGRLALAAALGALALGCGVALTATSAWLISTAALHPPVLTLLVAIVAVRAFGLGKGVLRYAERLVSHDAALRASSALRVRIWAALVRLGPAATARLRRGELLSRLIADVDAQQDLLVRALLPAAAAAAVGLGTAGGIGLLLPAAGAVVAVGLLVAGVLAPAATAWAAHRTERRTAAARGEVLARTVEIVEAAPDLIAFGAAPRFRDRLADTDTRLAVLLRRAATARGVGAGLAVLAIGATSVAATAVGIAAVRAGTLPGPALAVLALTPLALADVVAGLPDAAVRLLTALPAARRLAELESRPPVVTDPTDAPGGAAPSGFTADGLAVRWPGAVADAVAGVDLALPPGTRLALTGPSGSGKSSVVAALLRTLDPSAGTLRADGRDVHELTGDRVRDGIAWCGARTHLFDSTLRANLAVASPGACDDRIRDALDRARLGDWLAGLPDGLDTAVGEHGGTVSGGERQRIGVARALLAKRHVLVLDEPTAHLDAATADALAAELLAATAGRTALIVTHRPEQTPDLPRVRLDAEPLVPAT, from the coding sequence ATGAAGCCACTGGACCCGCGGTTGCTGCGGCACGCCTCGGCGGCCCGGCGCTACGTCGTGCTGGCCGCCGGGCTCGCGGTGGCGACCGCGGGCCTGGTGCTCGGGTCGGCCGAGCTGCTCGCCCGCGCCGTCGAGGGCGCCTTCCTCGGCGGCACCGGGATCGACGCGGCGGTCCCGCTGCTGCTGGGCCTGCTCGCCGCGGTCACCGCCCGCGCCGTGCTCGCCTGGGCCGGGGAGGTGGCCGCGCACCGCGCCTCGACCGACGTCGTCCGCCAGCTGCGCGCCCGGCTCGTCGGCCACGCGCTGGAGCTGGGCCCGCGCCACCCCGGCCTGCCCCCCGGCGGCGAGCTGGCGACCCTGGCCACCCGCGGACTCGACGGCCTGGACGGCTACTTCGGCCGGTACCTGCCGACCCTGCTCGTCGCCGCCGTGGTGCCCGCCGCCGTGGCCGGGCGCATCCTGTTCGCCGATCCGCTGTCCGGGCTGATCGTCGGCCTCACCGTCCCGCTGATCCCGATCTTCATGATCCTCGTCGGGCTGCACACCGAGCGCTCCACGCGCCGGCAGTGGCGCACGCTGGCCGTGCTCGGCCACCACTTCCTCGACCTCGTCGCCGGGATGGACGTGCTCGTGGCGTTCGGCCGCGCCCGCCACCAGTCCGGGCGCCTGCGCGACCTGGCCGAGTCTTACCGGCGGGCCACCCTGCGCACCCTGCGCGTCGCGTTCCTCTCCGCGCTCGTGCTCGAGCTGCTGGCCACGCTGTCGGTGGCGCTGGTCGCCGTCGCGATCGGGCTGCGGCTGGTGGACGGCCGGCTCGACCTCCGCACCGCGCTCGTGGTCCTCGTCCTGGTCCCCGAGGTGTACCTGCCGCTGCGCGCGGTCGGGGCCCGCTTCCACGACTCCGCGGAGGGCCTCGCCGCCGCCGCCGAGGTGTTCGCCGTGTTGGAGACACCGGTGAGCGGGTCCGGCGAGCGCCGGCCCGCACCCGACCCGTCGCGCGTGCCCGTCCGGCTCGACGGGGTGGTCGTGGAGGGCCGCGGCGGACGGGTGCTCGACGGGCTGGACCTCCTGGTGGAGCCCGGGACCGTCCTGGGGGTGTCGGGGCCGAGCGGCTCGGGCAAGTCGACGCTGGTCGACCTGCTGCTCGGGCTGCGCCGACCCGACCGCGGCCGGGTCACCGTCGGCGGTGTCGACCTCGCCGACGTCGACCCCGTCGCCTGGTCGCGCCGCGTCGCCTGGGTCCCCCAGCGCCCGGTCCTGGTGGCCGGGACCGTCGCCGACAACATCCGCCTCGGTGTGCCCGACGCGCCCGGTCCCGCCGTCGCGGCCGCCGCGGCCGCCGCCGCCCTGGACCTCGCGCTCGACACCGCGGTCGGGGAGGACGGCACGGGGCTGTCCACCGGGCAGCAGCGCCGGGTCGCGCTCGCCCGCGCCCTGCTCGCCGACCGCCCCCTGCTGCTGCTCGACGAACCGACCGAGGGCGTCGACGCCGACACCGAGGCCGCGATCACCGCCGCCCTGCCCGCGATCGCCGCCGGCCGGACCGTCGTCCTCGTCAGCCACCGGCCCGACCTGCTCGCCGTGTGCGACCGGGTCCACACCGTCGACGGGCCGGGGCACGCCCGCCGGCGGGTGCCGGTCCCCGCCCCGCTCCCCCCACCGATCCCGGCCGCGGCACCGACCGCCCCCGCGGGGCCGCGGCCGGGCCCCGCACCCACCCCGGTCCGGGGCGCCCTGCGGTGGTCCCTGTCCGCCGCGCGGGCCGAGCGCGGGCGGCTGGCGCTCGCCGCCGCGCTCGGCGCGCTGGCGCTGGGCTGCGGGGTGGCGCTGACCGCCACCTCGGCGTGGCTCATCTCCACCGCGGCCCTGCACCCCCCGGTGCTGACGCTGCTGGTCGCCATCGTCGCCGTCCGCGCGTTCGGGCTGGGCAAGGGCGTGCTGCGCTACGCCGAGCGGCTCGTCTCGCACGACGCCGCGCTGCGCGCGTCGAGCGCGCTGCGGGTGCGGATCTGGGCGGCGCTGGTGCGGCTCGGGCCGGCGGCCACCGCGCGGCTGCGCCGCGGGGAGCTGCTGTCCCGCCTGATCGCCGACGTCGACGCCCAGCAGGACCTGCTGGTGCGGGCCCTGCTGCCCGCGGCCGCCGCCGCGGCGGTGGGCCTGGGCACCGCCGGCGGGATCGGGCTGCTGCTGCCGGCCGCCGGGGCGGTCGTCGCGGTCGGCCTGCTCGTCGCCGGGGTCCTCGCCCCCGCCGCGACCGCGTGGGCCGCGCACCGCACCGAGCGACGGACCGCCGCCGCCCGCGGCGAGGTGCTGGCCCGCACCGTCGAGATCGTCGAGGCCGCACCGGACCTGATCGCCTTCGGTGCGGCGCCGCGCTTCCGCGACCGGCTCGCCGACACCGACACCCGGCTCGCGGTCCTGCTGCGCCGCGCCGCCACCGCCCGCGGCGTCGGGGCCGGGCTCGCCGTGCTGGCGATCGGGGCCACCTCGGTGGCGGCCACGGCCGTCGGCATCGCGGCGGTCCGGGCCGGCACGCTGCCCGGGCCCGCGCTGGCGGTGCTGGCCCTGACCCCGCTCGCGCTGGCCGACGTCGTCGCCGGGCTGCCCGACGCCGCGGTCCGGCTGCTCACCGCGCTGCCCGCGGCCCGGCGCCTCGCCGAGCTCGAGTCCCGGCCCCCCGTCGTCACCGATCCCACGGACGCGCCCGGCGGTGCGGCTCCGTCGGGGTTCACCGCCGACGGCCTCGCCGTCCGCTGGCCCGGGGCCGTCGCCGACGCCGTCGCCGGCGTCGACCTGGCCCTGCCGCCCGGCACGCGGCTGGCGCTGACCGGGCCGTCCGGGTCGGGCAAGTCCAGCGTGGTCGCCGCCCTGCTGCGCACCCTGGACCCGAGCGCGGGCACGCTGCGCGCCGACGGTCGCGACGTGCACGAGCTGACCGGGGACCGGGTCCGCGACGGCATCGCCTGGTGCGGCGCCCGGACCCACCTGTTCGACAGCACGCTGCGCGCCAACCTCGCCGTCGCCTCCCCCGGCGCCTGCGACGACCGGATCCGCGACGCGCTCGACCGGGCCCGGCTCGGCGACTGGCTCGCCGGGCTGCCCGACGGGCTGGACACCGCGGTCGGCGAGCACGGCGGCACGGTGTCCGGCGGTGAGCGCCAGCGCATCGGCGTGGCGCGGGCCCTGCTGGCCAAGCGCCACGTCCTCGTCCTCGACGAGCCCACCGCCCACCTCGACGCCGCCACCGCCGACGCGCTGGCCGCCGAGCTGCTCGCCGCCACCGCGGGGCGGACGGCGCTGATCGTGACCCACCGGCCCGAGCAGACCCCGGACCTGCCCCGGGTGCGGCTCGACGCCGAGCCGCTCGTCCCCGCGACCTGA
- a CDS encoding CBS domain-containing protein, translating into MTPRIAAPPETLDDDPPVTALMTHRIVAITPDADLAVALRLMAAHGVRHLPVIDGTHCLGVLLETDVARLLAGVRPEPGVPAPRVGALCRLAPALEPTARLSDAARRMHAEGVDAVLVTDGERLLGIVTATDLIRSLAAGRTPR; encoded by the coding sequence ATGACCCCCCGGATCGCCGCACCGCCCGAGACCCTCGACGACGACCCGCCCGTCACCGCCCTGATGACGCACCGGATCGTCGCCATCACCCCCGACGCCGACCTGGCCGTCGCCCTGCGCCTGATGGCCGCGCACGGTGTGCGGCACCTCCCGGTCATCGACGGGACGCACTGCCTCGGCGTGCTGCTGGAGACCGACGTGGCCCGGCTGCTCGCCGGCGTCCGGCCCGAGCCCGGGGTGCCCGCACCCCGCGTCGGCGCGCTGTGCCGGCTCGCCCCGGCGCTGGAGCCCACCGCGCGGCTGTCGGACGCGGCCCGGCGCATGCACGCGGAGGGCGTCGACGCCGTCCTGGTCACCGACGGCGAGCGCCTGCTGGGGATCGTCACCGCCACCGACCTGATCCGCTCGCTCGCGGCGGGACGGACGCCCCGGTGA
- a CDS encoding AAA family ATPase, with protein MSAGPAAYDPSVRETHVGIVFLVGDRAYKIKKAVHNDFLDFRTADRRRAACRRELELNRRLAPDVYLGISELLRPADPDGRPVAHGGPTEPVVVMRRMPDDRRLATLVTTGAPVSADLRALARTMARFHAGAERGDPVTADGTRDALAARWRSTFDALAPYAGPVLDPAVVGALERLATRFLDGRGPLFTDRIAHDRVVDGHGDLTAADVFCLDDGPRALDCLEFDDHLRHVDGLDDVAFLAMDLERLGRPDLATDFLDAYVEFSGDPAPAALRHHYIAYRAVVRAKVACLRRGQGDPAAAADAVQHAGLALRHLERGAVRLALVGGLPGTGKSTLGGGLADRFGAVLLGADRVRKELAGIDPADPAGAPFRQGLYTAAHTAATYAELLRRAAMLLARGESVVLDASWTDAGLRAAAADVARRTGSDLVALHCQVDSAVAEHRIAGRAPTGSDATAAVAREMAAAADPWPQACPVPTGTTPAAALAVAERAWSAAPARAPRPAGPVAVPG; from the coding sequence GTGAGCGCCGGGCCGGCCGCCTACGACCCTTCCGTCCGGGAGACCCACGTCGGCATCGTGTTCCTCGTCGGTGACCGCGCGTACAAGATCAAGAAGGCCGTGCACAACGACTTCCTCGACTTCCGCACCGCGGACCGCAGGCGCGCCGCGTGCCGCCGGGAGCTCGAGCTCAACCGCAGGCTCGCCCCCGACGTCTACCTCGGCATCAGCGAGCTGCTGCGGCCGGCGGACCCCGACGGTCGGCCCGTCGCGCACGGCGGGCCGACCGAGCCGGTGGTCGTCATGCGCCGGATGCCCGACGACCGTCGCCTCGCCACCCTCGTCACGACCGGCGCGCCGGTCTCCGCGGACCTGCGCGCGCTGGCCCGGACGATGGCCCGCTTCCACGCCGGGGCCGAGCGCGGCGACCCGGTGACCGCCGACGGCACCCGCGACGCGCTGGCCGCCCGGTGGCGGTCCACCTTCGACGCGCTGGCCCCGTACGCGGGCCCCGTCCTCGACCCGGCCGTGGTCGGGGCGCTGGAGCGGCTCGCGACCCGGTTCCTCGACGGCCGCGGCCCGCTGTTCACCGACCGCATCGCCCACGACCGCGTCGTCGACGGGCACGGCGACCTGACCGCCGCCGACGTGTTCTGCCTCGACGACGGCCCCCGCGCCCTGGACTGCCTGGAGTTCGACGACCACCTGCGCCACGTCGACGGCCTCGACGACGTCGCGTTCCTGGCGATGGATCTCGAACGCCTCGGCCGTCCCGACCTCGCCACCGACTTCCTCGACGCCTACGTCGAGTTCTCCGGCGACCCCGCGCCCGCGGCGCTGCGCCACCACTACATCGCCTACCGCGCCGTCGTCCGGGCCAAGGTCGCGTGCCTGCGCCGCGGGCAGGGCGACCCCGCCGCGGCCGCCGACGCCGTGCAGCACGCCGGGCTCGCCCTGCGCCACCTCGAGCGGGGGGCGGTGCGGCTGGCCCTGGTCGGCGGGCTGCCCGGCACCGGCAAGTCGACCCTGGGCGGGGGGCTGGCCGACCGGTTCGGAGCCGTGCTGCTCGGCGCGGACCGGGTCCGCAAGGAGCTCGCCGGGATCGACCCCGCCGACCCGGCCGGTGCCCCGTTCCGCCAGGGGCTCTACACCGCGGCCCACACGGCGGCGACCTACGCGGAGCTGCTGCGCCGCGCCGCGATGCTGCTGGCCCGGGGCGAGTCGGTGGTGCTCGACGCCTCGTGGACCGACGCCGGGCTGCGGGCCGCCGCCGCCGACGTGGCCCGCCGCACCGGCAGCGACCTGGTCGCCCTGCACTGCCAGGTGGACAGCGCCGTCGCCGAGCACCGGATCGCCGGGCGCGCGCCCACCGGGTCGGACGCCACCGCGGCCGTCGCCCGGGAGATGGCCGCCGCGGCGGACCCGTGGCCGCAGGCCTGCCCGGTCCCGACCGGCACCACCCCCGCGGCCGCACTGGCCGTCGCGGAGCGGGCCTGGAGCGCCGCACCCGCGCGGGCACCGCGACCGGCCGGACCTGTCGCGGTGCCCGGCTGA
- a CDS encoding flavodoxin family protein — protein sequence MDALVVVESMFGNTRRIAEAVALGLGDRVHARVLEVGDPEAARAAAVADLLVVGGPTHAFGMSRPATRRSAAEQGAPAVEVGLREWLADLAPAGPGRTAAAFDTRADRPRLPGSAASAAARRLRRSGYAVVARPASFRVTGTTGPLVAGEEERARVWGVNLVARLVLRAADRG from the coding sequence ATGGACGCGCTCGTGGTCGTGGAGTCGATGTTCGGCAACACCCGCCGGATCGCCGAGGCGGTGGCGCTCGGGTTGGGGGACCGCGTGCACGCCCGGGTGCTGGAGGTCGGTGACCCGGAGGCGGCCCGGGCGGCGGCCGTCGCCGACCTGCTCGTCGTCGGCGGGCCGACCCACGCGTTCGGGATGTCGCGCCCGGCGACGCGGCGCTCGGCCGCCGAGCAGGGCGCACCCGCCGTGGAGGTGGGGCTGCGCGAGTGGCTCGCCGACCTCGCCCCGGCCGGGCCGGGGCGCACCGCGGCCGCCTTCGACACCCGGGCCGACCGCCCGCGGCTGCCCGGGTCGGCGGCGTCGGCCGCGGCCCGCAGGCTGCGCCGGTCCGGCTACGCCGTGGTGGCCCGCCCCGCGTCGTTCCGGGTGACCGGGACGACGGGTCCGCTGGTGGCGGGGGAGGAGGAGCGCGCCCGCGTGTGGGGCGTGAACCTCGTGGCCCGCCTGGTGCTGCGGGCGGCCGACCGCGGCTGA